In Flavobacterium cerinum, one genomic interval encodes:
- a CDS encoding DUF4625 domain-containing protein, translating to MKNIKYLYAFATIAALSFTSCSKDDDNKDTEKPVITITEPVVDEGFAPGSEIHLEGVLTDNVELASYKVEVHSAEDGHTHGKSANAEAANYFHYEQTFPIEAGQRIKEFHHHIEIPALAANGEAFTDGHYHLGVFCLDKAGNQQQVFIEIYIGAGGDNHGHDHKTVN from the coding sequence ATGAAAAATATCAAATATCTATATGCATTTGCCACTATTGCCGCTTTAAGTTTTACTTCTTGTAGTAAAGATGACGATAATAAAGACACGGAAAAACCTGTAATTACTATTACCGAGCCTGTAGTTGATGAAGGTTTTGCACCCGGATCAGAAATTCATCTTGAAGGTGTTTTAACTGACAATGTGGAGTTAGCTTCCTATAAAGTAGAAGTGCACAGTGCAGAAGACGGCCATACACATGGAAAATCAGCCAATGCAGAAGCCGCTAATTATTTCCATTATGAGCAAACCTTCCCGATCGAAGCCGGACAACGTATTAAGGAATTCCACCATCATATCGAAATCCCTGCTTTGGCGGCAAACGGAGAAGCTTTTACCGACGGACACTACCACTTAGGTGTATTTTGTTTGGATAAAGCCGGAAATCAACAACAGGTTTTTATTGAAATTTATATCGGCGCCGGTGGTGACAATCACGGACATGATCATAAAACAGTAAACTAA
- a CDS encoding prolyl oligopeptidase family serine peptidase, with translation MKKTITTMAVVCSLSMNAQTSKSAGKLKYPESRKTETTDTYFGSTVKDPYRWLEDDRSAETAAWVKAENKVTYDYLAQIPFRDALKARLEKLWNYEKISAPFKEGNYTYYTKNNGLQNQSVIYRKDASGKEEVFLDPNTFSKDGTSSLGGLDFSTDGSKVAYSISEGGSDWRKVIIMDAITKKIIEDTLVDIKFSGVSWRGNDGFYYSSYDKPTGSELSAKTDQHKLYYHKLGTSQKDDKVVFGMDQKRRYVSGGVTEDDKYLVISAANSTSGNELYIKDLTNPNSPIITIVNNFDSDSYIMENEGGKLFIMTNLNAPNRRIVTTDISNPKPETWKDFIPETENVLSPITGGGYFFANYMKDAISVVKQYDYKGKLVREVQLPGIGSASGFGGKKEVKTLYFYFTNYTTPGTIYSYDPLTGKSDIYQKPKVDFNSADYTSKQVFYTSKDGTKIPMIITYKKGTKLDGKNPTILYGYGGFNASLTPSFSIPNAVWMENGGIYAVPNLRGGGEYGKKWHDAGTKLQKQNVFDDFIAAAEYLIANKYTSKDFLAIRGGSNGGLLVGATMTQRPDLIKVALPAVGVMDMLRYHTFTAGAGWAYDYGTAEDSKEMFNYLKGYSPVHNVKSGVEYPATLVTTGDHDDRVVPAHSFKFAAELQEKQSGNNPVLIRIDINAGHGAGKSVAASIQENVDIMAFTLFNMGIKKLPTQKK, from the coding sequence ATGAAAAAAACAATAACAACCATGGCTGTGGTTTGTAGTCTATCCATGAATGCACAAACATCCAAGAGCGCGGGTAAATTAAAATACCCGGAATCCCGTAAAACGGAAACAACCGATACCTATTTCGGTTCAACAGTAAAAGACCCTTATCGATGGTTAGAAGACGACCGTTCAGCAGAAACTGCGGCCTGGGTAAAAGCGGAAAACAAAGTTACCTACGATTATTTGGCCCAGATTCCTTTTCGGGATGCACTAAAAGCCCGACTGGAAAAACTGTGGAATTACGAGAAGATCAGCGCGCCTTTTAAAGAAGGTAACTATACCTACTACACAAAAAATAACGGTTTACAAAACCAATCGGTTATTTACCGTAAAGATGCTTCCGGAAAAGAAGAGGTTTTTCTGGATCCGAATACATTCTCAAAAGACGGGACGTCCTCTTTAGGCGGACTTGATTTTTCCACTGACGGCTCTAAAGTGGCCTATTCTATTTCTGAAGGCGGTAGCGACTGGAGAAAAGTAATCATCATGGATGCTATCACTAAAAAGATAATTGAAGATACTTTAGTTGACATTAAATTTAGCGGTGTATCCTGGAGAGGAAACGATGGTTTCTATTATTCCAGCTACGACAAACCAACCGGGAGTGAATTATCCGCTAAAACCGATCAGCATAAATTATATTACCACAAATTAGGTACTTCTCAGAAAGATGACAAAGTCGTTTTCGGAATGGACCAGAAAAGAAGATATGTGAGCGGAGGTGTTACAGAAGACGACAAATATTTAGTAATCTCAGCGGCGAATTCTACTTCGGGTAATGAGTTGTATATTAAAGATCTTACGAATCCGAATAGTCCGATTATTACAATCGTAAACAATTTTGATTCCGACAGTTATATCATGGAGAATGAAGGTGGAAAATTGTTTATTATGACCAACCTGAATGCTCCGAACAGACGTATTGTTACAACGGACATCAGTAATCCGAAACCGGAAACCTGGAAAGATTTTATTCCCGAAACAGAAAACGTATTGTCTCCGATTACCGGAGGTGGTTATTTCTTTGCCAATTATATGAAAGATGCGATATCGGTAGTAAAACAATACGACTATAAAGGTAAGCTGGTTCGTGAAGTTCAGTTACCGGGTATAGGAAGTGCTTCCGGTTTTGGCGGAAAAAAAGAAGTAAAGACATTGTACTTCTATTTTACCAACTATACCACACCGGGAACGATTTATTCGTATGATCCGCTAACCGGAAAATCGGATATCTATCAAAAACCTAAAGTTGATTTTAACAGCGCGGATTATACTTCAAAACAGGTTTTTTACACCTCTAAAGACGGTACAAAAATCCCTATGATCATCACGTATAAAAAAGGAACAAAACTGGATGGCAAAAACCCGACTATATTGTACGGTTACGGCGGATTTAATGCAAGCCTTACACCAAGCTTTAGTATTCCTAATGCAGTATGGATGGAGAATGGCGGTATTTATGCAGTTCCTAACTTACGTGGTGGTGGCGAATATGGTAAAAAATGGCATGATGCCGGAACCAAACTTCAAAAACAAAATGTATTTGATGATTTTATTGCCGCGGCAGAATACCTGATCGCCAATAAATATACTTCTAAAGATTTTCTTGCTATCCGCGGAGGATCGAACGGAGGATTATTAGTTGGTGCAACGATGACGCAACGTCCGGATTTGATTAAAGTCGCTTTACCGGCAGTTGGTGTTATGGATATGCTACGTTATCATACGTTTACAGCCGGCGCAGGATGGGCGTATGATTACGGAACGGCCGAAGACAGTAAAGAGATGTTTAACTATCTGAAAGGTTACTCGCCAGTACACAATGTAAAATCAGGCGTTGAATATCCGGCTACTTTGGTTACAACCGGAGATCATGATGATCGTGTTGTTCCGGCACACAGTTTTAAATTTGCTGCTGAGTTACAGGAAAAACAAAGCGGAAATAATCCGGTTCTGATCCGTATCGATATTAATGCCGGGCATGGTGCCGGAAAATCGGTAGCGGCTTCAATCCAGGAGAATGTTGATATTATGGCTTTTACGCTTTTCAACATGGGAATCAAAAAATTACCTACACAGAAAAAGTAA
- a CDS encoding TIGR00266 family protein, whose translation MYAHEIDYQIHGEEMQYVEIELDPQEVVVAEAGSFMMMDNGIKMETIFGDGSAQQQSGIFGKLLSAGKRVLTGESLFMTAYTNQNNRKSRICFASPYPGKIVAIDLTKYQGKFICQKDSFLCAAKGVSIGIEFSKKLGTGLFGGEGFIMQKIEGDGMAFVHSGGTLARRELQAGEVLKVDTGCIVGFTKDIDYDIEFIGGIKNSIFGGEGLFFATLRGPGVVYVQSLPFSRLADRIIASAPRAGGKSREEGSLLGGLGNLLDGDNRF comes from the coding sequence ATGTATGCACATGAAATCGATTATCAGATACATGGTGAAGAAATGCAGTATGTGGAAATAGAACTGGATCCGCAAGAGGTAGTAGTTGCCGAAGCGGGGAGTTTTATGATGATGGATAACGGAATTAAAATGGAAACGATCTTCGGAGACGGTTCCGCACAACAACAATCGGGAATTTTCGGGAAATTACTTTCAGCCGGAAAAAGAGTGTTGACAGGGGAAAGCCTTTTTATGACTGCTTATACCAATCAGAATAACCGTAAAAGCAGAATCTGTTTTGCATCGCCTTATCCGGGAAAAATTGTAGCAATCGATTTGACAAAATACCAGGGGAAATTTATTTGCCAGAAAGATTCTTTCCTATGTGCCGCTAAAGGTGTTTCGATCGGAATTGAGTTTTCCAAAAAACTGGGAACCGGTCTTTTCGGAGGAGAAGGATTTATTATGCAAAAAATTGAAGGAGACGGAATGGCTTTTGTACATTCCGGCGGAACACTGGCCCGAAGAGAATTACAGGCGGGTGAAGTACTTAAGGTAGATACCGGATGTATTGTCGGTTTCACCAAGGATATTGATTATGATATTGAATTTATCGGCGGAATTAAGAATTCGATTTTCGGAGGAGAGGGATTATTCTTTGCAACGCTTCGCGGTCCGGGTGTTGTCTATGTGCAGTCTTTACCGTTTAGTCGTTTAGCCGACAGAATTATTGCTTCCGCACCGAGAGCCGGAGGAAAAAGCAGGGAAGAAGGAAGCTTGTTGGGCGGACTTGGAAACCTGTTAGACGGTGATAACCGTTTTTAA
- a CDS encoding DUF1842 domain-containing protein — translation MESKSGLFIVSYKIASPNLGAPTFEVHFAVNTPAKTVSGKGIVHNATVNPPFTLYTDLRGDYTYMTVMPNNSHILVVAEGYPNIKFPPHAGIGPVILPNTKLRMVLESDWQSGKANYSYTDDKGNWHDVNDAIVTIIKVGELAASN, via the coding sequence ATGGAATCAAAATCTGGTTTATTCATCGTTTCGTACAAGATTGCATCTCCTAACTTAGGAGCTCCGACTTTCGAAGTACATTTTGCTGTTAACACACCTGCTAAAACCGTTTCAGGAAAAGGAATTGTACACAATGCTACAGTAAATCCTCCTTTTACTTTATATACGGATTTACGTGGTGATTATACTTATATGACTGTTATGCCTAACAACTCTCATATATTAGTAGTAGCTGAAGGATATCCGAACATTAAATTCCCGCCTCATGCAGGAATCGGACCGGTTATCTTACCTAATACTAAATTAAGAATGGTGTTAGAGTCGGATTGGCAATCAGGAAAAGCAAATTATTCTTATACAGACGATAAAGGGAACTGGCATGATGTTAATGATGCTATCGTTACAATTATCAAAGTAGGAGAATTAGCCGCCAGCAATTAA
- the mtgA gene encoding monofunctional biosynthetic peptidoglycan transglycosylase has translation MAVKKTSKTNTKAKPKEENRSFGKKVIRFCVKAFLWFFAISLFFVILFKFVPVPFTPLMAIRGMEHKQGGKEAVCKHDWVPLEDISENLQKAVIASEDGTFLSHNGFDFGAMQKAFSSNQKGRKLKGGSTISQQTAKNVFLWQGRSYLRKGLEAYFTVLIELIWGKERIMEVYLNSIEMGDGIYGAQAASEYWYGKSAKNLSKYEAAGIAAILPSPRRFKATNSSAYINRRKDKIVRVMRHIGKIEY, from the coding sequence ATGGCAGTAAAAAAAACATCAAAAACAAATACGAAAGCAAAACCGAAAGAAGAAAACAGAAGCTTTGGCAAAAAAGTCATTCGCTTTTGTGTCAAAGCCTTTCTTTGGTTTTTTGCAATTTCCTTATTTTTTGTAATTCTTTTTAAATTCGTTCCGGTTCCGTTTACCCCTTTAATGGCAATACGTGGGATGGAACATAAACAAGGCGGAAAAGAGGCAGTTTGTAAACACGACTGGGTTCCGCTGGAAGATATCTCGGAAAATCTGCAAAAAGCAGTTATTGCCAGTGAAGACGGTACGTTTTTGTCGCATAATGGTTTTGATTTCGGGGCCATGCAAAAAGCTTTTAGCAGTAACCAGAAAGGCCGAAAACTAAAAGGCGGAAGTACGATTTCTCAGCAAACGGCTAAAAACGTTTTCCTGTGGCAGGGAAGAAGTTACCTTCGTAAAGGATTGGAAGCGTATTTTACGGTACTGATCGAATTGATCTGGGGAAAAGAACGGATTATGGAAGTGTATCTGAATAGCATTGAAATGGGTGATGGGATTTACGGAGCTCAGGCGGCATCAGAATACTGGTATGGAAAGAGTGCTAAAAACCTGTCTAAATATGAAGCAGCGGGAATTGCTGCGATATTACCAAGCCCAAGAAGATTCAAAGCAACTAATTCATCGGCTTATATCAACAGACGAAAAGATAAGATTGTTCGCGTGATGCGACATATCGGAAAAATAGAATATTAG
- a CDS encoding NAD(P)/FAD-dependent oxidoreductase, with product MLSLSYWEIKNWFSNVDYTVVGSGIVGLHTALRLRERFPGSKIVVLEKGPLPQGASTKNAGFACFGSLSEIIDDLKNHTEDEVVQLIEKRWKGLQLLRKRLGDQTIDFRPYGGYELFLNDDEASYAECLQKMPFVNEVLKPLFKADVFTKEVDRFDFKGIRDYLIFNPFEGQIDTGNMMQALLKEAITNDIQILNYQTVSGYIDKGNQVEVHTNDFVFTTGKLFFATNGFAGKITDGAVRPARAQVLITEPIPNLDIKGTFHIDSGYYYFRNIGDRILFGGGRNLDFEGETTATFGVTETIQNRLEELLKNVILPNQDFQIAHRWSGIMGMGTHKKPIVESLSQNVFCGVRLGGMGVAIGGLIGQELADLLE from the coding sequence ATGCTTAGTCTTAGTTACTGGGAAATTAAGAATTGGTTTTCTAATGTCGACTATACGGTCGTAGGAAGTGGCATTGTAGGACTTCATACAGCTTTGCGATTGCGCGAACGATTTCCGGGAAGCAAAATTGTCGTACTCGAAAAAGGGCCGCTGCCACAAGGAGCCAGTACTAAAAACGCCGGTTTTGCCTGTTTTGGAAGTTTGTCTGAGATTATAGACGATTTAAAAAATCATACCGAAGACGAAGTCGTACAACTTATCGAAAAACGTTGGAAAGGATTACAATTGTTGCGTAAACGATTAGGTGATCAAACAATTGATTTTCGCCCGTATGGCGGTTATGAATTATTTCTGAATGACGATGAAGCATCGTATGCCGAATGTTTGCAGAAGATGCCGTTTGTTAATGAAGTTCTGAAACCGCTTTTTAAAGCCGATGTGTTTACAAAAGAAGTAGATCGTTTCGACTTTAAAGGGATTCGGGACTATCTGATTTTTAATCCGTTTGAAGGACAGATCGATACCGGAAATATGATGCAGGCGTTATTAAAAGAAGCGATAACCAACGACATACAAATCTTAAATTACCAGACGGTTTCCGGTTATATCGATAAAGGAAATCAAGTTGAAGTGCATACCAATGATTTCGTTTTTACAACCGGAAAGCTGTTTTTTGCAACGAATGGTTTTGCCGGTAAAATTACCGATGGAGCGGTTCGTCCGGCTCGTGCACAGGTTTTGATTACGGAACCGATTCCCAATCTGGATATAAAAGGAACGTTTCATATCGACAGCGGTTATTACTATTTTCGTAATATCGGTGACCGAATTTTATTCGGTGGCGGAAGAAACCTTGATTTTGAAGGAGAAACTACAGCAACTTTCGGAGTTACCGAAACGATTCAAAACCGCTTGGAAGAATTGTTAAAAAATGTAATTTTGCCGAATCAGGATTTTCAGATTGCACATCGTTGGAGCGGAATAATGGGAATGGGAACCCATAAAAAACCCATTGTAGAATCGCTTTCTCAAAATGTGTTTTGTGGTGTCCGTTTGGGCGGAATGGGCGTAGCAATCGGTGGTCTGATCGGTCAGGAATTAGCAGATTTATTAGAATAA
- a CDS encoding DedA family protein produces MESFKWTQLLNPEFYINLEIGGHHIGIYVVLFIVFAETGLFAGFFLPGDSLLFLSGIYSEVLMRELVFVKGDFANVALLATLVAVSGIIGNIFGYWFGAKSGHFLYAKEDNFWFKKKYLIQSRLFFEKHGGRAIIFARFLPILRTFAPIVAGIVQMEKKKFMFFNIVSSFLWSFTLIFSGHYLYRYLLDNHNMDLKANIEYIVIAIIILSTSPLVINYLKNKIKERRS; encoded by the coding sequence ATGGAAAGCTTTAAGTGGACACAATTGTTGAATCCTGAGTTTTATATTAACTTGGAAATCGGCGGACACCATATCGGAATTTATGTAGTATTGTTTATCGTTTTTGCAGAAACCGGTTTATTTGCAGGTTTCTTTTTACCGGGAGACAGTTTATTATTTCTTTCCGGAATCTACAGTGAAGTGCTAATGCGTGAACTGGTATTCGTTAAAGGTGATTTTGCTAATGTAGCCTTGTTGGCCACTCTTGTTGCTGTTTCCGGAATCATCGGAAATATATTCGGTTACTGGTTCGGCGCTAAAAGCGGACACTTTCTATATGCTAAAGAAGATAATTTCTGGTTTAAGAAAAAATACCTGATCCAATCCCGTTTGTTTTTTGAAAAACACGGAGGAAGAGCGATCATTTTTGCGCGTTTTCTACCAATTTTAAGAACATTTGCTCCTATTGTAGCCGGAATTGTTCAAATGGAAAAAAAGAAATTCATGTTTTTTAATATCGTAAGTTCTTTCTTATGGTCATTTACACTGATTTTCTCCGGACATTACTTATACCGTTATCTGTTGGATAACCACAATATGGACCTAAAAGCAAACATCGAATATATCGTAATTGCTATTATTATTCTTTCAACGTCACCATTGGTGATCAATTACCTGAAAAATAAAATTAAAGAAAGAAGAAGCTAA
- a CDS encoding dicarboxylate/amino acid:cation symporter, which translates to MKSNNKLFIAIIAALVLGVFLGYLVNSLGKGNTLRYTPSKEGADELIFETNDGVTHHQKVFVIKDSLEYNALHKTLPADVMIVVAKEKKKVSVVPEVFKTNETLKIQKTHKSVNESVTSIDNIDSFAEKIKLLGTIFIRLVQMIIAPLVFSTLVVGIAKMGDMKMVGRVGAKAMGWFISASLMSLLLGMLLVNWLQPGKGTPIKMEDASSAGELLEKTQAFSLEEFVKHVVPKSIFEAMATNEILQIVIFSVMFGIALASLGEAAKGIIKMLDVVSHVILKMVTYIMWTAPLGVFGAVAAAVSVYGFDIFGLYAKYLLDFTIGIALLWVVLLTAGYLILGKRLWELLKRIKSPLLIAFSTTSSEAVFPKLVEELERFGCQNRIVSFTLPLGYSFNLDGSMMYMTFASIFIAQVYGIDMPVEKQLTMLLVLMLTSKGVAGVPRASLIVVVATCAMFGIPPEGIALILPIDHFCDMARSMTNVLGNALATTAVDKWETANETN; encoded by the coding sequence GTGAAAAGTAACAACAAACTATTTATTGCAATTATCGCAGCATTGGTGTTAGGGGTGTTCCTCGGGTATTTGGTCAATTCATTAGGAAAAGGAAATACGCTCCGATATACACCATCGAAAGAAGGAGCCGATGAGCTGATTTTTGAAACCAATGATGGCGTAACGCATCATCAAAAAGTTTTTGTTATTAAAGACAGTCTGGAATATAATGCTTTGCATAAAACATTACCGGCTGATGTAATGATAGTCGTAGCAAAGGAAAAGAAGAAAGTCAGTGTAGTACCGGAGGTGTTTAAAACAAATGAGACTTTAAAAATTCAAAAAACACATAAGTCGGTTAATGAATCGGTTACCTCTATTGATAATATTGATTCGTTTGCTGAAAAGATAAAACTACTGGGAACTATTTTTATCCGCCTGGTTCAAATGATTATTGCGCCGTTGGTTTTCTCAACTCTTGTTGTAGGAATTGCGAAAATGGGCGATATGAAAATGGTAGGACGAGTAGGAGCAAAAGCAATGGGATGGTTTATTTCGGCTTCCCTGATGTCATTATTACTAGGGATGCTGTTGGTAAACTGGTTACAACCGGGTAAAGGAACGCCAATTAAAATGGAAGATGCCTCTTCGGCCGGTGAGCTTCTGGAAAAAACACAGGCCTTCTCACTGGAAGAATTTGTAAAACACGTAGTCCCGAAAAGTATTTTTGAAGCAATGGCGACGAATGAGATTTTACAGATTGTAATTTTCTCGGTTATGTTCGGTATAGCATTGGCTTCACTTGGAGAAGCAGCTAAAGGCATTATCAAAATGTTGGATGTCGTTTCACATGTGATTTTGAAAATGGTTACTTATATTATGTGGACAGCTCCGCTTGGAGTATTCGGTGCGGTGGCTGCTGCAGTATCGGTTTACGGATTCGATATCTTCGGATTATATGCTAAATATCTGTTGGATTTCACTATAGGAATAGCATTATTATGGGTAGTATTGTTAACGGCCGGTTATCTGATTTTAGGAAAACGTTTGTGGGAATTACTGAAACGTATTAAAAGCCCGCTTCTTATCGCTTTCTCAACAACCAGTAGCGAAGCGGTTTTCCCGAAACTGGTTGAAGAACTGGAACGTTTCGGATGCCAAAACCGTATCGTGTCGTTTACATTACCGTTAGGATATTCGTTCAATCTGGATGGTAGTATGATGTATATGACCTTTGCCAGTATCTTTATTGCACAGGTATACGGAATCGATATGCCGGTTGAAAAGCAACTAACAATGTTGTTGGTACTGATGTTAACCAGTAAAGGTGTGGCCGGAGTACCGCGAGCATCATTGATTGTAGTAGTAGCAACTTGTGCAATGTTCGGTATTCCGCCGGAAGGAATAGCATTGATATTACCGATTGACCATTTTTGTGATATGGCACGAAGTATGACCAACGTTCTTGGAAATGCTTTGGCAACTACAGCCGTAGACAAATGGGAAACAGCGAATGAAACTAACTAA